In Pelodiscus sinensis isolate JC-2024 unplaced genomic scaffold, ASM4963464v1 ctg34, whole genome shotgun sequence, the genomic stretch gtttaagcccattgcttctcgttccatcctcagaggccaagatgaacaagttttctccctccttcttatgacacccttttagatccctgaaaaAGTCCTTAGGGAGGGAAAGTTCAGGACATAGCTGCAAACTGGGGActaactgggcagggaacagcacAGTTGACAGGCTTCTGAGGGTGACAGCTCAGAGTGACTGTGAGTGAAGCAGCTCTGACAATACTGTGCTCACAGGCTGGGGTGGGAACAGGAGCGTCGTGGGTCTGATATGGAAGGGGAGGGTCCCGCTCTGCTTGGCGCTGGTGAGCTCTCACGTGGACCAGTGGGTCCAGACAAGCTGTGGGCAAATGGGAGAGAGTCTGGGGAGAACGGACAAAGGGGAAAAGTTTAGAAATCCTGCTCCAGCAGGTTAGAAAAATGGGGCAGGATTGTCCTAGACAAAAGAAGACCTGATGATTGGCCTCTCGCACTcaaaaggctgctggctggccagAGCTAGGGTGTCAGTCTGGCAGGCAGAGGAATACCGAATCCAGAGTCTATGAGTCCCAGCGACCCACTTTCAGACCAGAGAGTCGCTGCACGTTGACACAGCGACGGTCCGTGCCCATGAGCAGAAAGGAGCCAGGGTTGAATGGGTGTCTCCATTGTGGGACAGTTTAAATCGAGATCAAGCTGTTAAACCGTTCCCCAAAGACGACCGAACAGGACTTGGCTCCCAACAAGCAACAGGCGGAATGTGTCAGCGCGTCACATGACTGTCAACTCCCTTCTCTGCCCCGCTCAGGTGCTGCCTCGGCCCCCACCATGGATGAGGGCAACTGGACGTCCGTCTCCGAGTTTGTGCTCCTGGGACTCTCCGTAGAGCAGGACCTGCTGATCATCGTGGTGCTCCTGGTCACCTATTTGGTGAACCTGGCCagcaactccctgctgctggggctggtgttgactgacccccagctctgcagccccaTGTATTTTCTCCTCAGCCATCTGGCTGTGGTGGACATGAGCTTCGCTtccatctccctgccccaggccgtGGTGCACGCCCTGACCCAGCACCGGGCCATCTCCTTCACCAGCTGCATGGCCCAGCTCTTCATGTTCTTCGCTGTGGGCAACATGGAGAACTACCTGCTGGctgccatggcctacgaccgctacgtggccGTCTGCGACCCGCTGCGCTACGCCGCCGTGGTGACGCGGTCCTTGTGCCTCAAGATGGTGGCTGCTTCATGGGCCGTGGTGATTGCACACGCCCTGCTGCACACTCTCAGGGCTGCCACGTTGAGCTACTGCGGCAACCGCCTGCAGCATTTCTTCTGTGACATGCAgccgctcctgctcctctcctgcacccggcCCCTCACCATTGAGCTGGTGACCACCACTGAGGCTGTCTTGGTGTGGCTGAGCCCTTTCGCCTTCATCCTGGCCTCCTATGTCCGCATTGGGGTTGCTGTGGTCCGCCTGCGCTCTGCCCAAGGCCTGCGCAAGGCCCtctccacctgcagctcccacctgacCATGGTGTTGCTCAAATTCACCATCGTGATGTGGCTCTATTTCCGACGAGACTCTAGCAACACCCACGGTTATGACCAGAAAGTGACCTTCTTGGACAAAGCATTGGTGCCCACCCTAAACCCCTTCATCTACAGTCTGAGAAACAAGGATGTGGCCGTGGCCctgaggagggcagggaggaaaGTTCTGACTTGGGGCATGTGAGTCCAGCCACGGCTCCATCGCTTCTCTGGGCATGGACTTTCTACCCAAGATGTGTCTGTTGCCTTAGATTCTCCCGGACACTTGGATTCTTTTCCCATCGGACGTGAGGCTCACGATGCTAACACATAGGTAGGGTCATgcccacctacacacacacacaagtacacTCAGCCCAAATCTTTCCATGGCATAGGGATAAATTAAGGCATATTCTCAAGGGCATGGCCATGCAGGATCAGCCCCAAGGCCTATTGTATAAATGTTCTTAATACCCATCGGCCCAAACACTCAATGATCTGAACATAAGAGCGTTTAGACTGCCTCAGTCCAATGGTCCATCCCTCCCAGGATCCTGTCCTCTGTAGGTgcccaataccaggtgccccagagggaatgaacagaacagaacagggaatcatcaagggatCCATCCTCTATTGCCTGTTCCCAGTTTCTGCCAAACAGGGGCTagtgacaccatccctgcccatcctggctaaggaccattgatggacctgtcctccatgaacatatctagtgtgtttttgaaccctgtaatgGTCTTCACCTTCAGAACGTCCTCTAACAAGGCGTTTCACAGGCTGACCCTGCGCTGGGTGGAGAAACACTACCTTCGGGTTCTTTTAAATGGGCTGCCTACTACTTTTGTAAGGTCactcttagttcttgtgttatgagaaggtcGATCTGGCATTTCCTCATTTACTTTCTCtgcaacagtcatgattttagagacctctatcatacccccccgaGTCGTtgatttccaagctgaaaagtctcagtcttataAATCTGTCCTTTTCTTGGGTCactcttagttcttgtgttatgagacgGTGGAACCggcatttccttatttactttctcttcaGCAGTCATGCTTTCTGCTTGGAAAGCAACATCCCCTCCCTCCGAGTTGTTGCTTTCCAAgtagaaaagtcccagtcttataaATCTGTCCTCATAGAGAAGTTTATTCATGCCCCTAAtctaattgtttttcatttctcttCAGCTTTTCAAATTCTAAAATGTCTGTTTCGAGGTGGGGTGAGCACGTCTGCACGCACTAGTCAAGGTGTGGTCATGCCGTGGATTCATACACAGGTCATGGGGTATTATCAGTCTCTTTCCTAATGACTCCCACCACTGAGGTGGCTTTGAGGGCTGCTGCTACACATGGAGGGGAGATGGGTTTATCTCACAGATCTGTGCTAGCAATTTTTGGGGGGCTGCGGTCAGGGCAGATGCTCCCAATAGCCTGAGAATGTATGAAAAAGCCATGGCCCCAGGAGGGAATTGTAACTAGGACCTTGCGTTATCTCTGCAGGGTTTGGTACAACCTCATCTAACCCTGTTGGATTCTAAGCCACTTGGCAGGAAGCTTTGAGGGACGCCAGTTTTTTAAGGGTCCCCAATTGTTTGCAGCTGAGTCCTGACAAATTAATTCCAGCAAATATCCATTTTATGGGATTTTTAGCCATGAAGAAGAACTTGGGAGGGATCTGTTGGAAGCCTGTGACTGTTAATCGGGCCGTCTGGTTTGTGCTGGATGAATCAAGTATTTCTATTAAAAGACTGTGTCATAGTTTTGGTTGGCGTGACAATGCCACACTGGGGTACCATGTGCTTGTGATGGCTTATTCCAGCAGAAGGGAGTAGTTACCCTCCGCCTGGTTTTCCGGAGACATAAAACAATTCTCAGTCTTGCCAGATCCCTAACGTAGCACAAGTGCAGCAACTTCGGCTGTGCCAGCCTTCTGGAGGGTGTAAATCACGGTTTCATGAGTCTAGATCAGACGTGATCACGTACTGGGGGAAGGTTCAGTGAGGCAAGGCAAAGCCTGCCAGAAACCCCTTGGAGAGCAATCCCACCACTCTGCCACCACACTGCTAGGTATCCTCTGTAAGCAATGGGCAGTGTGTAGTAGCATTTTGTCGCATTTACTAATTTTGTGACCATGCTGTGGATTTTCTAAGTTTATATGGGGGAAAGCCGATCAATGCAGAGGAGtacatggatcggacagagatgTCTCTTAGAGTAGAGTCTATTGACAGAGATTctctagactcatagactcatagactcatagactttaaggtcagaagggaccattatgatcatctagtctgaccccctgcacagtgcaggccacagaatctcgcccacccctcttagaataatcctctcacctatgtctcagatattgaagccttccaatactttgaaggccccaacatgcagagagtccttcagctgtgatctgtgcccaatgctacagaggaaggcgaaaaacct encodes the following:
- the LOC142823747 gene encoding olfactory receptor 1f45-like, translating into MDEGNWTSVSEFVLLGLSVEQDLLIIVVLLVTYLVNLASNSLLLGLAVVHALTQHRAISFTSCMAQLFMFFAVGNMENYLLAAMAYDRYVAVCDPLRYAAVVTRSLCLKMVAASWAVVIAHALLHTLRAATLSYCGNRLQHFFCDMQPLLLLSCTRPLTIELVTTTEAVLVWLSPFAFILASYVRIGVAVVRLRSAQGLRKALSTCSSHLTMVLLKFTIVMWLYFRRDSSNTHGYDQKVTFLDKALVPTLNPFIYSLRNKDVAVALRRAGRKVLTWGM